The DNA sequence TCGATCTGCTGCCGACAGTCTGTGGCCTCCTCGGCATCGATGAACCTGAGGGCGTCCATCTCGACGGTTCGGATATCTTGCCGTTGCTGATCGGCCATAGCAACAAGTTTGCTCGGCGCCAGCCGCTCTACTGGCATCTGCCGGGGAACCCGTCCCTGGCAATCCGAGACGGCAACTACTCGATGGTTGCGTATCGCGATTACGTGTTTCCGAGGGACAGGGCAGCCATCGTCCAGGTGGAGAAGGAAATCGAAGAAGTCTTGAGGAAAGCTAACAGCCCAGAGCTTGTCCCTTGGGTTGAGAGGACCGACTATTTCTACAAGGTGTTCAAGAACAAGGACGCCGAGCGACTGCGCAGCAAATTCATGCGGTTGAACGTGTTTCAGGAATCGTGGATCCCTGTCCTCAAGTCAGGCAACTACCATCGGTTCCAGTTGTTTGATCTAGCGGAAGATCCCGCGCAGAGAATCGATGTATCGGATCAGCATCCCGAGATCTTCGCTCGTC is a window from the bacterium genome containing:
- a CDS encoding sulfatase-like hydrolase/transferase, encoding LLDKLKEVDSLENTLVFYTSDNGSYRDDRNGNLRGRKGSNFEGGIRVPGILYWPGTIKGGHVEHEPAGVVDLLPTVCGLLGIDEPEGVHLDGSDILPLLIGHSNKFARRQPLYWHLPGNPSLAIRDGNYSMVAYRDYVFPRDRAAIVQVEKEIEEVLRKANSPELVPWVERTDYFYKVFKNKDAERLRSKFMRLNVFQESWIPVLKSGNYHRFQLFDLAEDPAQRIDVSDQHPEIFARLKRQLLEINASVMAEAPDWH